Part of the Tetragenococcus koreensis genome, TAGAGAAGACTACCCTGAACTTGGTTCAAATGATAATGTTCAAACATTAATGTCGCAACTTGAAGGCACAGAAAACCGTATTTCAACAGAACGTAGACGATACATTCAATCTGTTAATGAATATAATCAATTGCTCGTACGTTTCCCAAATAATTTGGTCGCTAATCTATTCAATTTTGATAGAAAGGATAACTTTGAAGCAGAGGAAGGTGCACAAGAAGTTCCCGAAGTCGACTTTGATATTGATACAAGTGAGTAAGGGGGGCTTTTAGGCATGAAAGAGGTCAACGATTCACATTTAACTAAAAACACAATAAAAAATATTCATAATTATTATCAACGTTTCAAACGCTTGAATAACTTTTATGTTATCCTATGTAGCTTGTTTATATTGTTGAGCCTATTATTTTTTGTTTTTGGTATCCCGCTGTTGAATAATCAAAAGAATGTAACTGAGCAACGCTATACCCAACAAATTAACGGCTTTCAGGCCCAAAAAGAGGAAAAAGAAGAACAAATTGACGCTCAGGGTTCAACTTCATTTGAAGATACACTACAAGCGCAAGAAGAACAATATGCTAATGAATACAACCCACAAGCTGATTATTACGAAGCCGATATAGGAGATGGAGATAGTACTATTGCGATTGATCGTAATAATATATTTGTTTCTGATAATGCGGAGGTTTTGTCTAGTCAAGCTAAACAGAAAATCTATGACCTGAATCGACAGTTGGATGAAAATGCCAATGGCGCACAATTTATGGTGGTAACTCTTAACCAGTTACCTAGTGACACAGATATTGAAAGATATGCAACAGATATTTTTAATACATTAGGTATAGGAAATGATGAAGAAGATAACGGCGTTTTATATGTGATGTCAGTTTCTGAACAAGAAGCCAGGTTGGAAGTGGGCTACGGTTTTGAAGACACTTTGACAGACGCCAATAGTCAGGAAATTATTGATAATGACGAAGTAGTAGAAGATTATCAGGACGAGAACTATTCAGAAGGTGTCATGCAAACTACTGACCTGGTTGCTGACTACATTAATTCTGCGACGCCTTATGAAGATAGTAGAATTAATTATTATCAAGAGCGCTTGCAAATCCTACCTTTCATCTATCTTATTCCGATTGTAATTGTAGCTATTTTGTTCGTAGCGGTTCTTTTGTATTTTATAGGAACAATGAAAACTAGAAAACTGCTTGCAAATGATTATAAAGAGTTTTCTAATACTATTGAAGATAATCGTATACCAGCAGATCAAGCAGCCGAAAAAATTAAACACCTTAGTTTGTATGGTTTACTTTTTTATGGCATGGTTTATTGGCAAACTTACCGTCATGTATTGAAAAATAGGGATATAGGCAGACTTTTACACAAGTATCCTTCAGGGCGAAAAATGGGTCGGCGTGTGTTAGTCGGCGATACTTTATATGATTATCGCGGGTTAATTCTAACTGCTCATTATGCTTCGTCAGCTTATAACCCTAGATCATCCAAAGGTCGTGGCCGCGGCGGTGGCGGTTTTGGCGGTGGATTCGGCGGAGGTTCATTTGGTGGCGGTGCCTCTGGAGGCGGCGGTGCTTCCGGTGGTTGGTAAGTACTAGGATCTGGTAATCCGTTGAAAGTTTATAAAAGAATGCAAAAAATCTCCGAGCGAACTATTTCTTTCGCTCGGAGATTTTTGCTTATTTTAAACATTTCGATGCATGGGAAAATCATTATTATTTGGATGAACTAATAAATATTGTACTACATCGATATTACTTGATTGAAAGGATGCCGCACAA contains:
- a CDS encoding TPM domain-containing protein produces the protein MKEVNDSHLTKNTIKNIHNYYQRFKRLNNFYVILCSLFILLSLLFFVFGIPLLNNQKNVTEQRYTQQINGFQAQKEEKEEQIDAQGSTSFEDTLQAQEEQYANEYNPQADYYEADIGDGDSTIAIDRNNIFVSDNAEVLSSQAKQKIYDLNRQLDENANGAQFMVVTLNQLPSDTDIERYATDIFNTLGIGNDEEDNGVLYVMSVSEQEARLEVGYGFEDTLTDANSQEIIDNDEVVEDYQDENYSEGVMQTTDLVADYINSATPYEDSRINYYQERLQILPFIYLIPIVIVAILFVAVLLYFIGTMKTRKLLANDYKEFSNTIEDNRIPADQAAEKIKHLSLYGLLFYGMVYWQTYRHVLKNRDIGRLLHKYPSGRKMGRRVLVGDTLYDYRGLILTAHYASSAYNPRSSKGRGRGGGGFGGGFGGGSFGGGASGGGGASGGW